One window from the genome of Kineosporia corallincola encodes:
- a CDS encoding family 43 glycosylhydrolase — MNPFAVPPKTLLTAVLVAVLALAGAILTTLPAAAATVRTDTAYVLINRNSAKALDVYELATADGAAINQYSRNDGAWQQWTFLDSGGGWYRLRSAHSGKVLDLPTAADGVQLVQNADRNDARQQFRLADSADGHVRLINRNSGKALEAWEWTTADGGRISQYQDLDGANQQWLLVPTPAAAGTFNNPVKRNGPDPWLQYHNGYYYLATTTWNSTVTMRRADTLAGLATATDQVVFDLAGRANGCCNMWAPEFHLINGHWYLYYTAGQNVTDYNPTQRLHVLESSGTDPMGPYTFKADLGSEWALDASVLTVGGKLYLMGTYGGDGAGQSNFIQRLTNPWTPTGSRVRFSSPTLSWEQQTGAVNEGPEPLYHNGKVMVVYSASACWGPDYKLGLLTLTGTDPLNPAHWTKKPTPVFQRSDTNGVYAPGHNGFFRSPDGTEDWIVYHANDSASGGCDMNRSTRAQKFTWNADGTPNFGTPARLGVTLTAPSGE; from the coding sequence ATGAATCCCTTCGCCGTGCCCCCGAAGACCCTCCTGACAGCTGTGCTGGTGGCCGTGCTGGCCCTGGCCGGGGCGATACTGACCACCCTCCCCGCCGCCGCCGCGACCGTGCGCACCGACACCGCCTACGTGCTGATCAACCGCAACAGCGCCAAGGCCCTGGACGTGTACGAGCTGGCGACCGCCGACGGTGCCGCGATCAACCAGTACTCCCGCAACGACGGCGCCTGGCAGCAGTGGACGTTCCTGGACTCCGGCGGCGGCTGGTACCGCCTCCGGTCGGCGCACAGCGGAAAGGTTCTCGACCTGCCCACCGCCGCCGACGGCGTGCAGCTGGTGCAGAACGCCGACCGCAACGACGCGCGTCAGCAGTTCCGGCTGGCCGACTCGGCCGACGGCCACGTCAGGCTGATCAACCGCAACAGCGGCAAGGCCCTGGAGGCCTGGGAGTGGACCACCGCCGACGGCGGCAGGATCTCGCAGTACCAGGACCTGGACGGCGCGAACCAGCAGTGGCTGCTGGTGCCGACCCCGGCCGCGGCAGGCACTTTCAACAACCCGGTCAAGCGCAACGGGCCGGACCCGTGGCTCCAGTACCACAACGGTTACTACTACCTGGCCACCACCACCTGGAACTCGACCGTCACCATGCGCCGGGCCGACACCCTGGCCGGCCTGGCCACCGCCACCGACCAGGTGGTGTTCGACCTGGCCGGGCGGGCCAACGGCTGCTGCAACATGTGGGCGCCGGAGTTCCACCTGATCAACGGGCACTGGTACCTCTACTACACGGCCGGGCAGAACGTCACCGACTACAACCCCACCCAGCGTCTGCACGTGCTGGAGTCCAGCGGCACCGACCCGATGGGCCCCTACACCTTCAAGGCCGACCTGGGCAGCGAATGGGCGCTGGACGCCAGTGTTCTCACCGTCGGCGGCAAGCTGTACCTGATGGGCACCTACGGCGGTGACGGCGCCGGGCAGAGCAACTTCATCCAGCGACTCACCAACCCGTGGACACCGACCGGCTCCCGGGTGCGGTTCAGCTCGCCGACCCTGTCGTGGGAACAGCAGACCGGCGCCGTCAACGAGGGCCCGGAACCGCTGTACCACAACGGAAAGGTGATGGTGGTCTACTCGGCGTCGGCCTGCTGGGGGCCGGACTACAAGCTGGGCCTGCTCACCCTCACCGGCACCGACCCGCTGAACCCGGCGCACTGGACCAAGAAGCCGACGCCGGTGTTCCAGCGCAGCGACACCAACGGCGTGTACGCCCCGGGCCACAACGGCTTCTTCAGGAGCCCCGACGGCACCGAGGACTGGATCGTGTACCACGCCAACGACTCCGCCTCCGGCGGCTGCGACATGAACCGCTCCACCCGCGCCCAGAAGTTCACCTGGAACGCCGACGGCACACCGAACTTCGGCACGCCGGCCCGGCTCGGCGTCACCCTGACCGCACCCTCAGGAGAGTGA
- a CDS encoding MFS transporter → MSTTRAWLVWSIGLLGYVLAIASRSSLSAVAVETSDRFGIAAATLSTFAVLQLGVYAFMQLPVGLILDRAGPRLVLTVGLLVMACGQALLATTESVPGAFAARVLVGLGDASIFVSVVRLVIAWFPPRSAPLLTQVTGVVAQGGQIISVVPFLALVHARGWTPAFLTLSACLMLVAVAVALTVRNQPADRPPPDIPAAQGVRAQVLEVWRHPGTRLGFWTHFVTPLGGNVFALLWGFPYLTSGEGLADGRAQALLTLYVIANGVFGIVIGRFAGRHPLRRSWVVLAVVALQALALLSVVLRPGTAPLWQLVVLVICLGAGGPGSLVGLDFARTSNPPHLISSATGIANSAGFLASLLALLMIGVLLDLQGAGTPATYDLHAFRTAFCSWYLLWLAGVAGVLHNRRRLRKMMAESGIHVPPLREVMGRYTRAR, encoded by the coding sequence GTGAGCACCACCCGGGCCTGGCTGGTCTGGTCGATCGGACTGCTCGGCTACGTCCTCGCCATCGCCAGTCGTTCGTCCCTGTCCGCCGTCGCCGTCGAGACCTCCGACCGGTTCGGCATCGCCGCGGCCACCCTGTCCACCTTCGCGGTGCTCCAACTGGGGGTGTACGCCTTCATGCAGCTGCCGGTCGGGCTGATCCTCGACCGGGCCGGGCCCCGCCTGGTGCTCACCGTGGGCCTGCTGGTGATGGCCTGCGGTCAGGCGCTGCTGGCGACCACCGAGAGCGTGCCGGGGGCCTTCGCCGCCCGGGTGCTGGTGGGGCTGGGGGACGCGTCGATCTTCGTCTCCGTGGTCCGGCTGGTGATCGCCTGGTTCCCGCCGCGCAGTGCGCCGCTGCTGACCCAGGTGACGGGTGTGGTGGCGCAGGGCGGGCAGATCATCAGCGTGGTGCCGTTCCTGGCCCTGGTGCACGCCCGCGGGTGGACGCCCGCCTTCCTCACGCTCTCGGCCTGCCTGATGCTCGTGGCCGTCGCGGTGGCCCTGACGGTCCGCAACCAGCCCGCCGACCGGCCGCCGCCCGACATCCCCGCCGCCCAGGGCGTCCGTGCGCAGGTTCTGGAGGTCTGGCGTCACCCCGGCACCCGGCTGGGGTTCTGGACCCACTTCGTCACCCCGCTGGGCGGCAACGTCTTCGCCCTGCTCTGGGGTTTCCCCTACCTGACCTCGGGGGAGGGACTCGCCGACGGCCGGGCGCAGGCGCTGCTGACGCTGTACGTGATCGCGAACGGCGTGTTCGGCATCGTGATCGGGCGTTTCGCCGGGCGTCATCCGTTGCGTCGTTCGTGGGTGGTGCTGGCGGTGGTCGCGCTCCAGGCGCTGGCCCTGCTGTCGGTGGTGCTGCGGCCCGGGACGGCGCCGCTGTGGCAGCTGGTCGTGCTGGTGATCTGCCTGGGCGCCGGCGGCCCGGGATCCCTCGTCGGCCTGGACTTCGCCCGCACCTCCAACCCGCCGCACCTGATCAGCAGCGCCACCGGGATCGCCAACAGCGCCGGGTTCCTCGCCTCGCTGCTGGCCCTGCTGATGATCGGTGTGCTGCTGGACCTCCAGGGCGCCGGCACCCCCGCGACCTACGACCTGCACGCCTTCCGCACCGCGTTCTGTAGCTGGTACCTGCTCTGGCTGGCCGGGGTGGCCGGGGTGCTGCACAACCGGCGCAGGCTGCGGAAAATGATGGCGGAGAGCGGTATTCACGTGCCGCCGCTGCGTGAGGTGATGGGGCGGTACACCCGGGCCCGGTGA
- a CDS encoding response regulator transcription factor has product MRVAGRREADVLVVASEPGTRACTATDLRLGGYRVTLAASGDDAVRVLGERNVNLIVVDVETEGLGALAPRTFADRPPVLCLTGCDGLIDLIPVLGTRVEDYVTKPCRAAELLARVQVALRGSQDHTLRSGDLLVDDSTSAAWRAGRALDVTPAEFRLLRFLVLNAGQVLSKDQLAWHVWGEVREGNTVERLVSRLRTKVDAVPPAVIRTHRGFGYRLAT; this is encoded by the coding sequence ATGCGGGTGGCCGGACGCCGGGAGGCGGACGTACTGGTGGTCGCGTCGGAACCGGGCACGCGCGCCTGCACCGCGACCGACCTGCGGCTGGGGGGATACCGGGTGACCCTGGCCGCGAGCGGTGACGACGCGGTGCGGGTGCTCGGCGAGCGGAACGTGAACCTGATCGTGGTCGATGTCGAGACCGAGGGGCTCGGGGCCCTGGCCCCGCGGACGTTCGCCGATCGTCCACCCGTGCTCTGCCTCACCGGGTGCGACGGCCTGATCGACCTGATCCCGGTGCTCGGCACCCGGGTCGAGGACTACGTGACCAAGCCCTGCCGCGCCGCGGAACTGCTGGCCCGCGTCCAGGTCGCGCTCCGCGGCAGCCAGGACCACACGCTCCGGTCGGGAGACCTGCTCGTCGACGACTCCACCAGCGCCGCCTGGCGGGCCGGCCGGGCCCTGGACGTCACCCCGGCCGAGTTCCGCCTGCTGCGCTTCCTCGTGCTCAACGCCGGGCAGGTGCTGTCCAAGGACCAGCTGGCCTGGCACGTCTGGGGCGAGGTGCGCGAGGGCAACACGGTGGAGCGGCTGGTGTCCCGGCTGCGCACCAAGGTGGACGCCGTGCCGCCCGCCGTGATCCGCACGCACCGGGGATTCGGGTACCGGCTGGCCACCTGA
- a CDS encoding cytochrome P450: MTSHVVLPEYPAERDAGCPFAPAAAIREMTRDHPIGKVRIWDGSTPWFITRHADQRALLNDPRLSIDETRAGYPHMTRARAASAPHHPKLITNTDPPEHTRLRRSVNTPFLVKKVEGLRPRIQEVLDGLVDDLLAGPRPADLVQTVGLPVPTLVITEILGAPYADHQLFQDTSHILISHDTTPEQAAAAGQRIGAYLGDLLDAKIADPGDDVVSAMGARVVAGEMTRPEAINMANAILIAGHETSASMISLGTLALLRNPDQLGLLRENSHDAKFVANAVEEILRYLTIVHTGVRRIAVEDIDLHGVTVRAGDGIVFDLSGANWDENAFPEPDRLDLTRPARLHHAFGYGVHQCLGQSLARVELQVAYSTLYRRIPTLALAVPFEDVPFAMEGVAYGLKSLPVTW, encoded by the coding sequence ATGACGTCGCACGTCGTCCTGCCCGAGTACCCCGCCGAACGGGATGCCGGCTGCCCGTTCGCCCCGGCCGCCGCGATCCGCGAGATGACCCGGGACCACCCGATCGGCAAGGTCCGCATCTGGGACGGCAGCACCCCCTGGTTCATCACCCGGCACGCCGACCAGCGGGCCCTGCTGAACGACCCCCGCCTGAGCATCGACGAGACCCGGGCCGGCTACCCGCACATGACCCGGGCCCGCGCCGCCTCGGCCCCGCACCACCCGAAGCTGATCACCAACACCGACCCACCCGAGCACACCCGCCTGCGGCGCTCCGTCAACACGCCGTTCCTGGTGAAGAAGGTCGAGGGCCTGCGCCCTCGCATCCAGGAGGTCCTCGACGGGCTGGTCGACGACCTGCTCGCCGGGCCCCGCCCGGCCGACCTGGTGCAGACCGTCGGCCTGCCGGTGCCCACCCTCGTCATCACCGAGATCCTCGGCGCCCCCTACGCCGACCACCAGCTGTTCCAGGACACCAGCCACATCCTGATCAGCCACGACACCACCCCCGAGCAGGCGGCCGCCGCCGGGCAGCGGATCGGCGCCTACCTGGGCGACCTGCTCGACGCCAAGATCGCGGACCCGGGTGACGACGTGGTGTCCGCGATGGGCGCCCGCGTGGTGGCCGGCGAGATGACCCGCCCCGAGGCGATCAACATGGCCAACGCCATCCTGATCGCCGGGCACGAGACCAGCGCCAGCATGATCTCCCTGGGAACCCTGGCGCTGCTGCGCAACCCGGACCAGCTCGGCCTGCTGCGCGAGAACAGCCACGACGCGAAGTTCGTGGCCAACGCGGTCGAGGAGATCCTGCGCTACCTGACCATCGTGCACACCGGCGTGCGCCGCATCGCCGTCGAGGACATCGACCTGCACGGCGTCACCGTCCGGGCCGGTGACGGGATCGTGTTCGACCTGTCCGGAGCCAACTGGGACGAGAACGCCTTCCCCGAGCCGGATCGCCTCGACCTGACCCGCCCGGCCCGCCTGCACCACGCCTTCGGCTACGGCGTGCACCAGTGCCTCGGGCAGTCCCTGGCCCGGGTCGAGCTCCAGGTCGCCTACTCGACCCTGTACCGGCGCATCCCCACCCTCGCGCTCGCCGTCCCGTTCGAGGACGTCCCGTTCGCCATGGAGGGCGTCGCCTACGGCCTCAAGTCCCTGCCCGTCACCTGGTGA
- a CDS encoding ferredoxin, with the protein MRVEFDEPRCVAAGQCALVAPDLFDQREDDGVAVVLEAEPSREQHDEAREAAAVCPAAAIRLVEE; encoded by the coding sequence GTGCGAGTCGAGTTCGACGAACCCCGGTGCGTCGCCGCGGGGCAGTGCGCCCTGGTCGCGCCTGACCTCTTCGACCAGCGTGAGGACGACGGGGTCGCGGTCGTGCTGGAGGCCGAGCCTTCCCGGGAGCAGCACGACGAGGCCCGGGAGGCCGCGGCGGTCTGCCCGGCCGCCGCCATCCGCCTGGTGGAGGAGTGA
- a CDS encoding NAD(P)/FAD-dependent oxidoreductase → MRRVVVVGASAAGLAAAETLRREGYRGTITLVGEEVDPPYDRPPLSKQVLSATWESDRLALRTLDQITALALDLRLGVRAVGLDTGTGAGTVRLGDGTDVPYDGLIIATGVRPRHLPGAPAHVLRTLHDALRLRATLEPGRRLAVVGAGFLGAECASVARQLGCDVVLLEPAPVPLAHAVGEDVGRLLSRVHAEHGVDLRTGATARAVTGEGVCLEGGELVPADEVLVAVGSVPNTEWLDGSGLPVADGLVCDEFSAAAPGVYGAGDVARWHNPRFGVSMRIEHRTNAAEQGMAAARNLLHPDARKPFAPLPYFWSDQYDMKIQAHGYLRGHDETRIVEGSLPERRFVAAYRTGDRLTGVLAVGVPPKLLRPWRAAVAGATLWKDIA, encoded by the coding sequence GTGAGAAGGGTGGTCGTGGTGGGGGCCTCGGCCGCCGGCCTGGCGGCGGCCGAGACCCTCCGTCGTGAGGGGTACCGCGGGACGATCACGCTGGTCGGCGAGGAGGTGGACCCGCCCTACGACCGGCCGCCGCTGTCCAAGCAGGTGCTCTCCGCCACCTGGGAGAGCGACCGGCTCGCCCTGCGCACCCTGGACCAGATCACCGCCCTGGCCCTGGACCTGCGCCTCGGCGTGCGGGCCGTCGGCCTGGACACCGGCACCGGCGCCGGCACCGTGCGGCTGGGAGACGGCACCGATGTCCCCTACGACGGCCTGATCATCGCAACCGGGGTGCGCCCGCGCCACCTGCCCGGCGCCCCGGCCCACGTCCTGCGCACCCTGCACGACGCCCTGCGACTGCGCGCGACCCTGGAGCCGGGCAGACGCCTGGCGGTGGTCGGTGCCGGATTCCTCGGCGCCGAATGTGCTTCCGTGGCAAGGCAACTCGGCTGCGATGTGGTTCTGCTCGAACCCGCCCCGGTGCCGCTCGCCCACGCCGTGGGGGAGGACGTCGGTCGCCTGCTCTCCCGGGTCCATGCCGAGCACGGCGTCGACCTGCGCACGGGCGCCACGGCGCGGGCGGTGACCGGGGAGGGCGTCTGCCTGGAGGGAGGGGAGCTCGTGCCGGCCGACGAGGTGCTGGTGGCCGTCGGCTCGGTCCCCAACACCGAATGGCTCGACGGCAGTGGGCTTCCGGTGGCGGACGGCCTGGTCTGCGACGAGTTCAGCGCGGCGGCACCCGGCGTGTACGGAGCCGGTGACGTGGCCCGCTGGCACAACCCGCGGTTCGGCGTGTCGATGCGGATCGAGCACCGCACGAACGCCGCCGAGCAGGGGATGGCCGCCGCCCGCAACCTGCTGCACCCGGATGCCCGGAAGCCCTTCGCCCCGCTGCCCTACTTCTGGTCGGACCAGTACGACATGAAGATCCAGGCCCACGGCTACCTGCGCGGTCACGACGAGACCAGGATCGTCGAAGGCAGCCTGCCGGAGCGGAGATTCGTCGCCGCCTACCGCACCGGCGACCGCCTCACCGGCGTCCTGGCCGTCGGCGTCCCCCCGAAACTCCTGCGCCCGTGGCGCGCGGCCGTCGCCGGCGCCACCCTCTGGAAGGACATCGCATGA
- a CDS encoding SDR family oxidoreductase, translating to MTGRPGVVVITGSGGMGTAVARRIGAGRTVLLADASAPALERAAAALRDEGHQVLTQVVDVSDAASVKELAERAAATGRAGAVVHTAGVSAVTSTVERVLRVDLLGTALVIEAFEAVAEPGTSVVCVASMAGHLARLTPGQERDLATTPSGDLLSLDVVRRVPPHDTVGAYVLAKRANQIRAQAAALAYNRAGARISTISPGVVSTAMARAEQQGATGEQMMASLKACGIGRPGTPGELAAAVAFLTGPDSRYLTGTDLLLDGGQAAWMRWHAGFGTGPA from the coding sequence ATGACCGGCAGACCCGGCGTCGTGGTCATCACCGGCAGCGGCGGGATGGGCACCGCCGTGGCCCGCCGCATCGGTGCAGGACGCACGGTGCTCCTGGCCGACGCCTCCGCCCCGGCCCTGGAGCGAGCCGCGGCGGCCCTGCGGGACGAGGGGCACCAGGTGCTCACCCAGGTGGTGGACGTGTCCGACGCCGCCTCGGTGAAGGAGCTGGCCGAGCGGGCCGCCGCGACCGGCCGGGCCGGCGCCGTGGTGCACACCGCCGGCGTCTCCGCGGTCACCTCCACGGTGGAGCGGGTGCTCCGGGTGGACCTTCTCGGAACCGCGCTCGTCATCGAGGCTTTCGAGGCGGTGGCCGAACCGGGGACGTCCGTGGTCTGCGTGGCGAGCATGGCCGGTCACCTGGCCCGGCTGACCCCCGGGCAGGAGAGGGATCTGGCCACCACCCCGTCCGGCGACCTGCTGTCGCTCGACGTGGTGCGGCGGGTGCCGCCGCACGACACGGTGGGTGCCTACGTCCTGGCCAAGCGGGCCAACCAGATCCGGGCCCAGGCCGCCGCACTCGCCTACAACCGGGCCGGGGCCCGGATCAGCACGATCAGCCCGGGCGTCGTGTCCACCGCGATGGCCCGCGCCGAGCAGCAGGGCGCCACCGGCGAGCAGATGATGGCCTCGCTCAAGGCGTGCGGCATCGGCCGGCCCGGCACCCCGGGTGAACTGGCCGCGGCGGTGGCCTTCCTGACCGGCCCGGACTCCCGCTACCTCACCGGCACCGACCTGCTGCTGGACGGCGGTCAGGCGGCCTGGATGCGCTGGCACGCCGGGTTCGGCACCGGGCCCGCGTGA
- a CDS encoding glucose 1-dehydrogenase, translating into MSITRFTDRVVLITGGGSGLGRATAVRLASEGARLVLVDIAETGLKASVEAIYDVAPDAEVLTVTADVSQEADVENYVAQTLQRFGRIDGFFNNAGIEGRQNLTEAFTAAEFDRVVSINLRGAFLGLEKVLRVMREQGSGMVVNTASVGGIRGVGNQSGYAAAKHGLVGLTRNSGVEYGRYGIRINAIAPGAIWTPMVEDSMRQLDAENPRAAAEQFIQPNPAKRYGEAPEIASVVAFLLSDDASYVNAQVLAIDGGQSAAY; encoded by the coding sequence ATGTCCATCACCCGGTTCACCGATCGCGTCGTCCTGATCACCGGCGGCGGCTCGGGTCTGGGCCGCGCGACCGCGGTCCGGCTCGCCTCCGAGGGCGCCAGGCTCGTCCTCGTCGACATCGCGGAGACCGGCCTCAAGGCCAGCGTCGAGGCGATTTACGACGTGGCCCCGGACGCCGAGGTGCTCACCGTCACGGCCGACGTCTCGCAGGAGGCGGACGTGGAGAACTACGTCGCCCAGACGCTCCAGCGCTTCGGCCGGATCGACGGCTTCTTCAACAACGCGGGCATCGAGGGCCGGCAGAACCTGACCGAGGCGTTCACCGCGGCGGAGTTCGACCGGGTCGTGTCGATCAACCTGCGCGGCGCTTTCCTCGGCCTGGAGAAGGTGCTCAGGGTGATGCGCGAGCAGGGCTCCGGCATGGTCGTGAACACCGCGAGCGTGGGCGGCATCCGGGGCGTCGGCAACCAGTCCGGTTACGCCGCGGCCAAGCACGGCCTGGTGGGTCTGACCCGCAACTCCGGCGTCGAGTACGGCCGCTACGGCATCCGGATCAACGCCATCGCCCCCGGCGCGATCTGGACCCCGATGGTCGAGGACTCGATGAGGCAGCTCGACGCCGAGAACCCGCGGGCCGCCGCCGAGCAGTTCATCCAGCCGAACCCGGCCAAGCGCTACGGCGAGGCGCCGGAGATCGCCTCCGTGGTCGCGTTCCTGCTCTCGGACGACGCCAGCTACGTCAACGCGCAGGTGCTCGCGATCGACGGCGGCCAGTCCGCCGCCTACTGA
- a CDS encoding TetR/AcrR family transcriptional regulator: MRSEAVEVSDPTGEPARGRRASRDAAERAEPRALRTRASVLEAISEAIGNGELATLTVSELCRRARIHRVTFYKHWTELGDAVAEALAEVVDALATISPDAIARASGVHELALLYREALLAELGELRERREVYRELLAASGGQSLREALHRVLEERARLAMDAIARAGGEVPTAGRDLAAAYVGGGAAAALVAFVRGDEENIEDAAAAIMAQWPSWWPRPDE; encoded by the coding sequence ATGCGCAGTGAGGCTGTCGAGGTGAGCGATCCCACCGGGGAACCGGCCCGCGGGCGGCGGGCCAGCCGGGACGCGGCCGAGCGCGCCGAGCCCCGGGCCCTGCGCACCCGGGCGAGCGTGCTGGAGGCGATCAGCGAGGCGATCGGGAACGGCGAGCTGGCCACGCTCACGGTCAGCGAGCTGTGCCGCCGGGCGCGGATCCACCGGGTCACGTTCTACAAGCACTGGACGGAACTCGGCGACGCCGTCGCGGAGGCCCTGGCCGAGGTCGTCGACGCGCTGGCGACCATCTCGCCGGACGCGATCGCCCGGGCTTCCGGCGTCCATGAACTCGCTCTTCTCTACCGGGAGGCACTTCTCGCCGAGCTGGGGGAGCTGCGCGAGCGGCGGGAGGTCTACCGCGAACTGCTCGCGGCCTCCGGCGGCCAGTCGCTGCGCGAGGCCCTGCACCGGGTCCTGGAAGAGCGCGCCCGCCTGGCGATGGATGCGATCGCCCGGGCCGGTGGCGAAGTGCCCACCGCCGGGCGGGATCTCGCGGCGGCCTACGTGGGCGGGGGAGCGGCTGCCGCCCTCGTCGCCTTCGTCCGGGGCGACGAGGAGAACATCGAGGACGCCGCCGCGGCGATCATGGCGCAGTGGCCTTCCTGGTGGCCGCGGCCGGATGAGTGA
- a CDS encoding TetR/AcrR family transcriptional regulator — protein sequence MDAARSCFGEKGFAKSTVREIAGRAGVTHGLVLRQFGSKEELFLAAVPGHRELDATIAGDRETLPERVARSFVERMEANAATDPLVVLLRSVATDQEDDEELATRVAMLGSQLVGITFVRYIARVGPLARMSPEDVVTHLSRALRNILLDD from the coding sequence CTGGACGCTGCCCGAAGCTGTTTCGGGGAGAAGGGATTCGCCAAGTCGACGGTGCGCGAGATCGCCGGCCGGGCCGGCGTCACCCATGGCCTGGTGCTGCGTCAGTTCGGGTCGAAGGAGGAGCTGTTCCTGGCCGCCGTCCCCGGGCACCGTGAGCTGGACGCCACCATCGCCGGCGACCGCGAGACCCTGCCCGAGCGGGTGGCCCGCAGTTTCGTGGAGCGGATGGAGGCCAACGCCGCCACCGACCCCCTCGTCGTGCTGCTGCGCAGCGTCGCGACCGACCAGGAGGACGACGAAGAGCTCGCGACCCGCGTCGCCATGCTCGGGTCCCAGCTCGTCGGCATCACTTTCGTCCGCTACATCGCCCGGGTCGGGCCGCTGGCCCGGATGAGCCCCGAGGACGTCGTCACCCATCTGTCCCGCGCGCTACGGAACATCCTCCTGGACGACTGA
- a CDS encoding calcium:proton antiporter, translated as MSAPAVHRRPWWPQLTPVLALLVLIVTWFSHEHWLPLVVATAALIGAILAAVHHAEVVAHKVGEPFGSLVLAVAVTVIEVALIVLLMSGGGEGTSTYARDTVFAAVMITFNGIVGLSLLLGARKHHIVSFNASGTGSAVTTVIALAGVALVLPSFTTSAAGREYSTSQLAFAAVASLALYAAFVFTQTIRHRDFFLPVSSDETGQATGLLDLDEDGHADPPPAREAWLSLGLLVAALVSVVGLAKVLSPTIEDLVVDLGLPYAVVGVVIALFVLAPESIAAARNAARDRVQLSLNLAYGSAMASIGLTIPAVAVAMIWLSGPLELGLEPMQLVMFALTVVVTAFTVVQGRAYTLQGFVHLVLLGAWLFLTVQP; from the coding sequence ATGAGCGCTCCCGCCGTCCACAGACGTCCCTGGTGGCCGCAGCTCACGCCGGTTCTGGCCCTGCTGGTGCTGATCGTGACCTGGTTCTCGCACGAGCACTGGCTGCCCCTGGTCGTCGCCACCGCCGCCCTGATCGGGGCGATCCTCGCCGCCGTGCACCACGCGGAGGTGGTGGCCCACAAGGTGGGCGAGCCGTTCGGGTCGCTGGTGCTGGCGGTCGCCGTCACCGTCATCGAGGTCGCGCTGATCGTGCTGCTGATGAGCGGCGGGGGCGAGGGCACCAGCACCTACGCCCGGGACACGGTCTTCGCCGCCGTGATGATCACCTTCAACGGCATCGTCGGCCTGTCCTTGCTGCTCGGCGCGCGCAAGCACCACATCGTCAGTTTCAACGCCTCGGGCACCGGCTCAGCCGTCACCACCGTCATCGCGCTGGCCGGAGTGGCGCTGGTGCTACCGAGTTTCACCACCTCGGCGGCCGGCCGGGAGTACTCGACGTCCCAGCTGGCCTTCGCCGCGGTCGCCTCCCTGGCCCTGTACGCGGCCTTCGTGTTCACCCAGACCATCCGGCACCGCGACTTCTTCCTGCCGGTCTCCAGCGACGAGACCGGCCAGGCCACCGGGCTTCTCGACCTGGACGAAGACGGTCACGCCGACCCGCCGCCCGCCCGTGAGGCGTGGCTGAGCCTGGGTCTGCTGGTGGCCGCGCTGGTCTCGGTGGTGGGGCTGGCCAAGGTGCTGTCCCCGACCATCGAGGACCTGGTGGTCGACCTCGGTCTGCCCTACGCCGTGGTCGGCGTCGTCATCGCCCTGTTCGTGCTGGCGCCGGAGTCGATCGCCGCTGCCCGCAACGCCGCTCGCGACCGGGTGCAGCTCAGCCTGAACCTGGCCTACGGTTCGGCGATGGCCTCGATCGGCCTGACCATCCCGGCCGTGGCGGTGGCGATGATCTGGCTGTCCGGTCCCCTCGAACTCGGCCTGGAACCGATGCAGCTGGTGATGTTCGCCCTCACCGTCGTCGTCACCGCGTTCACCGTGGTGCAGGGGCGCGCCTACACACTCCAGGGTTTCGTGCATCTGGTTCTGCTGGGCGCATGGTTGTTCCTGACCGTGCAGCCGTGA